The following are encoded together in the Bradyrhizobium sp. CCGUVB1N3 genome:
- a CDS encoding DUF2065 domain-containing protein — translation MRSIAFADFLIGLGILFVLEGLMFAASPAWMRKAMKSALATPDHILRGVGIGSAVAGLILIWWIRHH, via the coding sequence ATGAGGTCCATAGCGTTTGCCGACTTCCTCATCGGCTTGGGCATTCTGTTTGTGCTGGAAGGCTTGATGTTCGCGGCAAGTCCCGCCTGGATGCGCAAGGCGATGAAGAGCGCGCTTGCAACTCCCGATCACATCCTGCGCGGCGTGGGCATCGGCTCGGCCGTGGCCGGCCTGATCCTGATATGGTGGATCCGGCACCACTAA
- a CDS encoding metallophosphoesterase: MSDLHLELTRGWDLPAGEAGPEFEVMIVAGDLTPRAERGVKWLLDRVPDRPVIYCMGNHEAYGEDIDRTLEKAKAAAAGTNVNPLENETVRIGNVTFVVCTLWTDFALFGDQRREMAIAAERMNDFKKIRTDRYAQRFRPSHALARHRRSRAFLEAELRKDRPGPLVIVTHHACRRPEPRLSEPPKPDELLTAAFYSDLTDLMVTAPDEGRGALRPADLWIYGHTHESFDAVIGETRVVSNAKGYGPWGDREPTWDNPNFNEQLIIEI; encoded by the coding sequence ATGTCCGACCTCCACCTCGAACTCACCCGGGGCTGGGACTTGCCGGCCGGAGAGGCGGGACCGGAATTCGAGGTCATGATCGTCGCCGGCGACCTAACGCCGCGTGCCGAGCGCGGCGTGAAGTGGTTGCTGGATAGAGTGCCCGACCGACCGGTGATCTACTGCATGGGTAATCACGAAGCCTACGGCGAGGACATCGACCGCACGCTCGAGAAGGCCAAGGCGGCCGCGGCCGGCACGAACGTGAACCCTCTGGAAAATGAGACCGTCCGCATCGGCAACGTGACGTTCGTCGTCTGCACTCTCTGGACCGACTTCGCGCTGTTCGGAGATCAGCGCCGGGAGATGGCGATCGCGGCGGAGCGCATGAACGACTTCAAGAAAATCAGGACCGACCGCTACGCCCAGCGCTTTCGTCCTTCGCACGCGCTGGCCAGGCACAGGCGGTCCCGAGCCTTCCTCGAAGCCGAGCTCCGCAAGGATCGACCTGGTCCCCTTGTGATCGTGACCCACCATGCCTGCCGGCGCCCGGAGCCGCGCCTGTCGGAGCCGCCCAAGCCGGACGAGCTTCTGACCGCGGCATTTTATAGCGATCTCACCGACCTGATGGTGACGGCGCCCGACGAGGGTCGCGGCGCGCTGCGGCCCGCGGACCTGTGGATCTATGGGCATACCCATGAGTCCTTCGACGCCGTGATCGGCGAGACGAGGGTCGTGAGCAACGCCAAAGGCTACGGCCCGTGGGGCGACCGCGAGCCCACCTGGGACAACCCGAACTTCAACGAGCAGCTCATCATCGAGATCTGA
- a CDS encoding metallophosphoesterase: MLFVHLSDIHFKKTEIGQPDDPNLALRSDIIRDVRRMRKEIGRPADGILLTGDVAFAGRAEEYAFAYAWLEEKLCPEAGCKIDDVFVIPGNHDVDRNAEKDIAQSMAREALRATPVKDVNGYLRQWLRSKLASGVIFGPIQEYNRFAAKFLCLLKPYIDNDGTEDLAARPFARRDLPLNDGSTLRLWGFNTVLVSDITDAKERMLIDPAAGQIEEEDGVCHMVMAHHPFEWLKNGRDFQDRCEKIAQIQLFGHEHTRRVDEGKHFLRIRAGAMHPDRDERDWKPGYNWIDVSVDGADDKRKLVVKVWVRQFETNDFLGVPDRKGNPVWENAYDLPDWTAPKTPAAETAKTEVSAPVLESPTMTTSAPQPPPTIRSVTIKLFKLKEHEQRRVITLLGLDRPNDREMKDYELVVAAVKRSDALGVLPEMERLIDRTLAGEPL; encoded by the coding sequence ATGCTCTTTGTGCACCTCTCTGACATTCATTTCAAAAAGACCGAGATCGGGCAACCGGACGATCCGAATCTAGCGTTGCGCAGCGATATCATTCGCGACGTGCGGCGAATGCGGAAAGAGATTGGTAGGCCAGCGGACGGCATCCTGCTGACGGGAGACGTCGCCTTCGCCGGTCGTGCGGAGGAGTATGCCTTCGCCTACGCATGGCTCGAAGAGAAGCTTTGCCCGGAGGCGGGATGTAAGATCGACGACGTGTTCGTGATCCCCGGCAATCACGATGTTGATCGAAACGCCGAGAAGGACATCGCGCAGAGCATGGCTCGCGAAGCCCTCCGTGCAACGCCGGTCAAGGACGTGAACGGTTACCTGAGGCAATGGTTGCGCAGCAAGCTCGCCTCAGGCGTGATCTTTGGGCCGATCCAGGAGTACAACAGGTTCGCGGCCAAGTTCTTGTGCCTGCTGAAGCCCTATATCGACAACGACGGAACGGAAGACCTTGCCGCACGGCCATTCGCCCGACGCGATCTCCCCCTGAACGATGGTTCGACGCTGCGCCTTTGGGGGTTCAACACCGTCCTGGTGTCCGACATCACGGACGCAAAGGAACGCATGCTGATTGATCCGGCCGCCGGTCAGATCGAGGAAGAGGACGGCGTCTGCCATATGGTGATGGCGCATCACCCGTTCGAGTGGCTCAAGAACGGCCGGGACTTTCAGGATCGGTGCGAGAAGATCGCGCAGATACAACTGTTCGGCCACGAACACACGCGGCGCGTTGACGAGGGAAAACATTTCCTGAGGATCCGCGCCGGCGCGATGCACCCGGACCGGGACGAGCGTGACTGGAAGCCGGGCTATAACTGGATCGACGTGTCGGTCGATGGGGCCGACGATAAGCGTAAGCTTGTCGTCAAGGTGTGGGTGCGTCAATTCGAGACGAACGACTTCCTCGGCGTCCCCGACCGGAAGGGAAATCCGGTCTGGGAGAATGCCTACGATTTGCCGGATTGGACGGCGCCGAAAACCCCCGCCGCTGAAACCGCAAAAACGGAAGTGAGTGCGCCAGTGCTGGAGTCCCCGACCATGACGACGTCAGCCCCGCAGCCGCCGCCGACCATCAGGAGCGTGACGATCAAGCTGTTCAAGCTGAAGGAGCACGAACAGCGTCGCGTGATCACGTTGCTTGGCCTCGACAGGCCGAATGATCGGGAGATGAAAGATTACGAACTCGTCGTCGCCGCGGTGAAGAGAAGCGACGCGCTGGGGGTGCTTCCCGAAATGGAGCGCCTCATCGATAGGACGTTGGCAGGGGAGCCGCTCTGA
- a CDS encoding GTPase-associated system all-helical protein GASH, with protein MTAEFDFIQSYRDLDEGASRNVVEARQKSFEKLSSSIDNMGQIYDLCRLAYQVEPFPERPWFEDAVREFDPHFVASKDKVDAGRIAALLLRQRMASSGSYAPLAILTTSYCGRRHSADGDVLTTQANEAFVAAVRNHRVSSGAKLGPAPKLKAITTEVDAVNSHNPLPGNIAKAAIDAAMASTDAAVKALSDSVRGPMDSARGDIVRLAEEVDMLWWCIGDWHELLDKPRTETAVGLKMVVSGIELGTMVRQLPGPYGAHGILRRISGAEADGKSSLKAAIKSLSQEDASKLSKDVPQASKALFPVHAAIQFVAQLGPAAWEAEFAKVAPDVAAAKMSPFELGIQAFRERALLGHGGLN; from the coding sequence ATGACCGCTGAATTCGACTTCATTCAATCTTACAGAGATCTTGACGAAGGTGCTTCCCGCAACGTCGTTGAGGCGAGGCAGAAGAGTTTCGAGAAGCTGTCGTCGTCGATCGACAACATGGGGCAGATCTACGATCTTTGCCGTCTCGCGTATCAGGTTGAACCCTTCCCCGAACGCCCATGGTTCGAGGACGCCGTTCGGGAATTTGATCCGCATTTCGTCGCCAGCAAGGATAAGGTCGACGCTGGGCGGATCGCCGCTTTGCTTCTTCGGCAGCGGATGGCGTCATCGGGATCCTATGCGCCGCTGGCGATCCTTACGACGTCGTACTGCGGTCGAAGGCATTCCGCCGACGGAGATGTTCTGACGACGCAGGCGAACGAAGCATTCGTCGCCGCGGTCCGCAATCACAGGGTCTCGAGCGGAGCAAAGCTGGGGCCGGCGCCGAAGCTGAAAGCGATTACGACGGAAGTCGACGCGGTGAACAGCCACAACCCGCTGCCCGGCAACATTGCCAAGGCCGCGATCGACGCTGCCATGGCGTCGACCGACGCCGCGGTCAAAGCGCTATCTGATAGCGTCCGGGGCCCCATGGACTCTGCGCGTGGCGACATCGTGCGGCTCGCCGAAGAAGTAGACATGTTGTGGTGGTGCATCGGCGACTGGCACGAACTGCTGGACAAGCCGCGCACGGAAACTGCGGTCGGATTGAAGATGGTGGTATCTGGCATCGAACTCGGGACGATGGTCCGCCAATTGCCGGGCCCCTACGGCGCCCACGGAATCCTGAGGAGGATTTCGGGGGCTGAAGCAGACGGCAAGTCTAGCCTGAAGGCCGCGATCAAATCGCTGTCCCAGGAGGATGCGTCCAAGCTTTCCAAGGACGTTCCGCAGGCGTCTAAGGCCCTGTTTCCCGTCCACGCGGCGATCCAGTTCGTCGCGCAGCTCGGCCCGGCCGCCTGGGAAGCGGAATTCGCGAAGGTCGCGCCTGACGTCGCGGCCGCGAAGATGTCGCCTTTCGAACTCGGGATTCAGGCATTCCGCGAGCGTGCGCTGCTCGGACATGGCGGACTCAACTGA
- a CDS encoding AAA family ATPase, with amino-acid sequence MEGIISEKPYGCIFAGILVEGGGRCSVRARFDRLLGMPAPGDVWEIEGEIRQARFGPQIAAAAGRRILPSGDLIKRFLANHVPGIGPARAGRLWEAFGENLPEVLSSQDQLDEIAAAMSPEKPVLARRLAVLVTSAWQAAEGEAALVSWLNRQGVSDMKIVRRIHRVLGPAAVETLALNPFVMVPLLPWKQMDELGRRLLREDGADPVLDVRRHVGAADETVKRMLRRGDTAMPAGEFAGELEALLGRAPDRSVVHGALVAAVKNGAVLRAGDLMRAPGAAALEDDLVARLAALAKAPRDARVPLLSPSGWSELLAELTGPGRTLTDEQRAAAVAMMTRSLACLVGGAGTGKTYTCKLVCDLWARFGGHVLLCALAGKAALRLSRSTGRLAKTLARTLAELVERDELEEALADPDVSEGEAAKMRTKLESLSRITDRTLVVVDEASMTDLPTIHAITKRLAPGSRLLLVGDEAQLPPIGFGKVFHELVEDAGVTLRLTQVHRQAAASGIPAAAAAVRCGGIPLFSEFAGPAAGISFVDADHAGIAAALDGVIDRLGDAGEVLVVTATIAGAAGVDSVNGRFHGRFASAGRAEFAGFFGRRFSVGEPTIFLRNDYRAGLFNGLFGRVVAIDPEERVVDVLFDGDLEPKRLDDEHLVDLDLAYAVTCHKCQGSSAKRVVIPVYDNRLLDRSWLYTAITRAEEQVVLVGDRRAFSAAVAKPPTADVRTTGLQWPPFAKPPGLPITSA; translated from the coding sequence GTGGAAGGCATCATCTCTGAGAAGCCGTACGGCTGCATCTTCGCCGGCATCCTCGTCGAGGGCGGCGGCCGCTGCAGCGTGCGCGCCCGTTTCGATCGGCTGCTGGGGATGCCCGCGCCTGGCGACGTCTGGGAGATTGAGGGAGAGATCCGGCAGGCGCGCTTCGGGCCTCAGATCGCCGCCGCAGCCGGCCGCCGCATCCTGCCCTCAGGAGATCTGATCAAGCGCTTCCTCGCCAACCACGTCCCCGGGATCGGGCCTGCCCGCGCCGGCCGGCTGTGGGAAGCCTTCGGAGAGAACCTGCCGGAAGTCCTGTCCAGTCAAGACCAGTTGGACGAGATCGCCGCCGCGATGTCGCCAGAGAAGCCCGTCCTCGCGCGCCGTCTCGCCGTGCTCGTCACGTCGGCTTGGCAAGCCGCCGAGGGCGAGGCGGCGCTCGTTTCGTGGCTGAATCGCCAGGGCGTTAGCGACATGAAGATCGTCCGGCGCATCCACCGGGTGCTCGGACCGGCCGCCGTCGAGACCTTGGCCTTGAACCCGTTCGTCATGGTCCCGCTGCTGCCGTGGAAGCAGATGGACGAACTGGGCCGCCGGCTGCTGCGGGAGGACGGCGCCGATCCCGTCCTCGACGTCCGGCGCCACGTCGGCGCGGCCGACGAGACCGTCAAGCGCATGCTCCGCCGCGGCGACACCGCGATGCCCGCCGGCGAATTCGCCGGCGAGCTCGAAGCGCTGCTGGGCAGAGCTCCGGACCGCTCCGTCGTCCACGGCGCCTTGGTCGCCGCGGTGAAGAACGGCGCCGTGCTGCGCGCGGGCGACCTGATGAGGGCTCCGGGCGCCGCCGCGCTCGAAGACGATCTCGTCGCCAGGCTGGCGGCCTTGGCCAAAGCACCGCGCGACGCCCGCGTCCCTCTCCTCAGTCCCAGCGGCTGGTCCGAACTGCTGGCCGAACTGACCGGTCCTGGCAGGACCTTGACCGACGAGCAGCGCGCCGCCGCCGTCGCCATGATGACGCGTTCGCTGGCGTGCCTGGTCGGCGGCGCCGGCACCGGCAAGACCTACACGTGCAAGCTCGTCTGCGATCTGTGGGCAAGGTTCGGAGGGCACGTCCTGCTCTGCGCATTGGCAGGCAAAGCGGCGCTGCGGCTGTCGCGTTCGACGGGGCGGCTGGCCAAGACGCTGGCCCGAACGCTGGCCGAGTTGGTCGAGCGCGACGAACTGGAGGAGGCGCTCGCCGATCCCGACGTCTCGGAAGGCGAAGCCGCGAAGATGAGAACGAAGCTCGAGAGCCTGAGTCGGATCACCGACAGGACCCTGGTCGTCGTCGACGAGGCGTCGATGACCGATCTGCCGACGATACACGCGATCACCAAGCGCCTCGCTCCCGGCAGCCGCTTGCTGCTCGTCGGCGACGAGGCCCAGTTGCCGCCCATCGGCTTCGGCAAGGTCTTTCATGAACTGGTCGAAGATGCCGGCGTCACGCTGCGGCTGACCCAAGTCCATCGACAGGCCGCCGCGAGCGGAATCCCGGCGGCGGCGGCCGCGGTCCGCTGCGGGGGAATTCCCTTGTTCTCGGAATTCGCTGGGCCGGCGGCCGGCATCTCCTTCGTCGATGCCGATCACGCCGGCATTGCGGCGGCTCTCGACGGGGTGATCGACCGGCTCGGCGATGCCGGCGAGGTGCTCGTCGTCACGGCTACGATCGCCGGCGCGGCCGGCGTCGACAGCGTCAACGGACGCTTCCACGGCCGCTTCGCGTCCGCTGGCCGGGCTGAATTCGCGGGCTTCTTCGGCCGTCGGTTCTCGGTCGGCGAGCCGACCATCTTCCTGCGCAACGACTACCGCGCCGGGTTGTTCAACGGTCTGTTCGGACGCGTCGTCGCGATCGATCCCGAAGAACGGGTCGTCGACGTGCTGTTCGACGGCGACCTCGAGCCCAAGAGGCTGGACGACGAGCACCTGGTCGATCTCGACCTCGCGTACGCCGTCACTTGCCACAAGTGCCAGGGGTCGAGCGCCAAGCGCGTGGTCATCCCGGTCTATGACAATCGGCTGCTCGACCGTTCGTGGCTCTACACGGCGATCACCCGGGCCGAGGAGCAGGTGGTGCTGGTGGGCGACCGCCGAGCCTTTTCTGCCGCCGTGGCGAAGCCTCCCACCGCCGACGTCCGGACGACGGGTCTGCAATGGCCGCCATTCGCGAAGCCTCCTGGGCTCCCGATTACTTCTGCTTGA
- a CDS encoding GNAT family N-acetyltransferase, whose protein sequence is MSFNIRRARPGEAGLVLSFIRELAEYEKLTHEVEATEAMIAEALFGANPRLYCAITEWDGEAVGFAVWFVNFSTFSGRHGIYLEDLYVRPSHRGKGIGKALLTYLAKECVENGWSRLQWAVLDWNAPSIAFYKSLGAVMMNDWTLCRVTGDALTRLAGKAP, encoded by the coding sequence ATGTCATTCAACATCCGCCGCGCGCGGCCCGGCGAAGCCGGGCTCGTTCTCTCCTTCATCCGCGAGCTCGCCGAGTACGAGAAGCTCACGCACGAGGTGGAAGCCACGGAGGCGATGATTGCGGAGGCGCTGTTCGGCGCGAACCCGCGGCTGTACTGCGCGATCACCGAATGGGACGGCGAGGCGGTCGGCTTCGCGGTGTGGTTCGTGAATTTCTCCACCTTCAGCGGCCGCCACGGCATCTATCTCGAAGACCTCTACGTGCGGCCGTCGCATCGCGGCAAGGGCATCGGCAAGGCGCTGCTCACTTATCTCGCGAAGGAATGCGTCGAGAACGGCTGGTCACGGCTGCAATGGGCGGTGCTGGATTGGAACGCGCCGTCGATTGCGTTCTACAAGTCGCTCGGCGCCGTCATGATGAACGACTGGACGCTCTGCCGCGTCACCGGTGATGCATTGACGCGGCTTGCAGGAAAGGCGCCCTGA
- a CDS encoding HNH endonuclease translates to MAFKTLIEAAMHLGLRVETVEHLTKSCPKPGEDRKLKCMATETGPLFDEAELAAYMGYLAQPWPKPKGGGRPHIPKVISDDVKDEAHYGCAICGSMDNGEVAHIEAVAQTLNNAPANLIYLCPNHHAKYDLGFKPSSNISIEVVRAAKLLKRSSRCRILKFEANAAQLLNSMLHFLKDAEKKMGAAADEDHRSIYVAEIKGLMASIPDLTKAAEEAAKKDLLTTEPEKVLAKAAPKLALLAAALTQGATESDIRSQAKSLVDEVDEILIEIDEVDCPHCGGRGQTGLVGDLCSYCGGSCVVTQDKHDAYDRAELDEVDCPRCGGRGQTGLVGDLCGYCGGSCVVSRQMAEDYDPTAIDEVDCPRCGGRGQTGLVGDTCGYCKGSCSVSRDAAEKYDPDEIDEVDCPHCNGRGQTGLAGDFCAYCGGSCVVSHAKRKTYDPSSIDEQECPHCQGRGTTGLVGDTCALCGGSQVVTAARADAYAKKRPRSW, encoded by the coding sequence GTGGCGTTTAAGACCTTAATCGAAGCCGCCATGCATCTCGGCCTAAGGGTCGAGACCGTGGAGCACCTGACGAAGTCCTGCCCCAAACCGGGAGAGGATCGCAAGCTGAAGTGTATGGCTACCGAGACGGGCCCCTTGTTCGATGAGGCCGAACTCGCGGCCTACATGGGGTACCTTGCACAGCCTTGGCCTAAGCCGAAGGGCGGCGGACGTCCCCACATTCCAAAAGTGATCAGTGACGACGTCAAAGATGAAGCGCACTATGGGTGCGCGATATGCGGCTCGATGGACAATGGAGAGGTGGCGCATATCGAAGCTGTCGCCCAGACGCTGAATAACGCGCCGGCCAACCTGATCTATCTGTGCCCGAACCACCATGCCAAGTACGACCTTGGGTTCAAGCCATCATCCAACATCTCGATAGAGGTCGTGCGTGCGGCGAAGCTTCTGAAGAGGTCGTCCCGGTGCAGGATTCTGAAGTTTGAGGCCAACGCTGCACAGCTGCTGAATTCGATGCTGCATTTCTTGAAGGATGCGGAGAAGAAGATGGGGGCGGCGGCGGACGAAGATCATCGCTCGATCTATGTGGCGGAAATTAAGGGGTTGATGGCCTCCATACCCGACTTGACCAAAGCGGCCGAAGAGGCTGCGAAGAAGGATCTTCTGACTACGGAGCCTGAAAAGGTACTCGCCAAGGCGGCGCCCAAGCTGGCGCTGCTTGCGGCGGCCCTCACGCAGGGCGCGACGGAAAGCGACATCCGCTCGCAAGCCAAGAGCCTCGTTGATGAAGTCGACGAGATACTCATCGAAATCGACGAGGTCGATTGTCCCCACTGCGGAGGAAGAGGCCAGACAGGACTGGTAGGGGATCTGTGCAGCTATTGTGGGGGCTCCTGCGTGGTCACGCAGGACAAGCACGACGCCTACGATCGTGCGGAGCTCGATGAGGTCGATTGCCCGCGTTGCGGCGGTCGAGGGCAGACGGGCTTGGTAGGAGACCTGTGCGGCTACTGTGGAGGCTCTTGCGTTGTTTCGCGGCAGATGGCCGAAGACTATGATCCGACCGCAATAGACGAGGTCGATTGTCCTCGTTGTGGCGGCCGGGGGCAGACGGGCCTGGTCGGTGACACCTGCGGATACTGCAAGGGGTCGTGTTCGGTATCTCGGGACGCCGCAGAGAAGTACGATCCGGACGAGATCGACGAAGTCGATTGTCCCCATTGCAATGGCAGAGGACAGACCGGACTGGCCGGCGACTTTTGCGCATACTGCGGAGGCTCATGCGTAGTGAGTCACGCAAAGCGAAAAACCTACGATCCCTCCTCGATCGACGAGCAGGAGTGCCCCCACTGCCAAGGCCGAGGAACGACTGGGCTCGTCGGGGACACCTGCGCTCTGTGTGGGGGTTCCCAGGTGGTGACGGCAGCGAGAGCCGACGCCTACGCCAAGAAGCGACCTCGATCCTGGTGA
- a CDS encoding dihydrofolate reductase has protein sequence MEIVFVVAIAENGVIGAGNAIPWRLKSDMQRFKALTIGKPVVMGRKTFESLRRPLPGRTNIVITRDAGFRAAGAIVTTSSADAYAIARGDALRRSVADIAVIGGAEIYRQWLDRADRLEVTEVHARPEGDTVFEISKAEWEEAARIRHPAGGDDSADFSYVTYRRRRQH, from the coding sequence ATGGAGATCGTCTTCGTCGTCGCCATCGCGGAGAACGGCGTCATCGGCGCCGGCAACGCGATCCCGTGGCGGCTGAAATCCGACATGCAGCGCTTCAAGGCGCTCACCATCGGCAAGCCTGTGGTGATGGGCCGCAAGACCTTCGAGTCGCTGCGCCGGCCGTTGCCGGGCCGCACCAACATCGTCATCACCCGCGATGCGGGTTTCCGTGCGGCTGGCGCCATCGTGACCACGTCCTCGGCGGATGCCTATGCGATCGCGCGCGGCGATGCCCTGCGGCGCTCGGTCGCCGATATCGCCGTGATCGGCGGCGCTGAAATCTATCGCCAATGGCTCGATCGCGCCGACCGCCTCGAAGTCACGGAGGTGCATGCGCGGCCCGAGGGCGACACCGTTTTTGAGATCAGCAAGGCGGAGTGGGAGGAGGCGGCGCGTATCCGACATCCGGCCGGAGGCGACGACAGCGCCGATTTCTCCTATGTGACATATCGTCGGCGGCGGCAACATTAA
- the hflC gene encoding protease modulator HflC — MRSPVTGIVSLIVLLLILIVAYSSVFTVQQTEQALVVRLGEPVKVVTEPGLNFKAPFIDSVISIDKRILDLENPSQEVIASDQKRLVVDAFARYRIKNALRFYQSVGSIQAANLQLTTLLNAALRRVLGEVTFITVVRDEREKLMGRIREQLDREADGYGISVVDVRIRRADLPEQNSQAVYDRMKTERQREAAEFRAQGGQKAQEIRSKADREATVIIAEANSQAEQTRGAGDAERTRLFAEAYGKDQDFFAFFRSMAAYETGLRSSDTRYLLRPNSDFFRYFGSPSGKAGAEAQAAPKQ; from the coding sequence ATGAGGTCTCCGGTTACAGGCATCGTCTCGCTGATCGTCCTGCTGCTCATCCTGATCGTGGCCTACAGCTCGGTCTTCACGGTGCAGCAGACCGAGCAGGCGCTCGTGGTCCGTCTCGGCGAGCCGGTCAAGGTCGTGACCGAGCCCGGGTTGAACTTCAAGGCGCCGTTCATCGACAGCGTGATCAGCATCGACAAGCGCATCCTCGATCTGGAAAACCCGTCGCAGGAAGTGATCGCCTCCGACCAGAAGCGGCTCGTTGTCGACGCCTTTGCGCGCTATCGGATCAAGAACGCGCTGCGCTTCTATCAGAGCGTCGGCTCGATCCAGGCGGCCAACCTCCAGCTCACGACGCTGCTCAATGCGGCGCTGCGCCGCGTGCTCGGCGAGGTCACCTTCATCACGGTCGTGCGCGACGAGCGCGAGAAGCTGATGGGCCGCATCCGCGAGCAGCTCGACCGCGAGGCCGACGGCTATGGTATCTCGGTCGTCGACGTCCGCATTCGCCGCGCCGACCTGCCCGAGCAGAACAGCCAGGCCGTCTACGACCGGATGAAGACCGAGCGCCAGCGCGAAGCGGCTGAGTTCCGTGCACAGGGCGGCCAGAAGGCGCAAGAGATCCGCTCCAAGGCCGATCGCGAGGCGACCGTTATCATCGCGGAAGCCAACTCGCAGGCCGAGCAGACCCGCGGCGCGGGCGATGCGGAGCGCACCCGGCTGTTCGCGGAAGCGTACGGCAAGGATCAGGACTTCTTCGCCTTCTTCCGTTCGATGGCAGCCTATGAGACCGGGCTGCGATCGAGCGACACCCGCTATCTGCTGCGGCCGAATTCGGATTTCTTCCGGTACTTCGGTAGCCCAAGCGGCAAGGCGGGTGCCGAAGCGCAGGCGGCGCCGAAACAATAA
- the hflK gene encoding FtsH protease activity modulator HflK translates to MPWKNQGGGPWGSGSKGPWGTGPQPVGPRPPDLEDLLRRGQDRLQQLLPGGYFSGVGITVIVLFIVAIWLASGFFRVQSEELGVVLRFGKHVRTVQPGLNYHLPYPIETVQLPKALRVSTISIGMTLIDDPSRRGRTIRDVPEESLMLTGDENIVDVDFTVLWRIKPDGVGDFLFNIQNPEGTVKAVAESAMREVIGRSQIQPILTGARNTTEQGVQELMQRTLDGYGSGILITQVQMQKVDPPAQVIDAFRDVQAARADLERLQNEAQTYANRVVPESRGRAAQIIQAAEGYREQVIAEAKGQSARFLKVYEEYKKAPDVTRERIYLETMERVLGGSEKLVYDGAATGQGGVVPYLPLNELTPKRPAATSGQQSGGTR, encoded by the coding sequence ATGCCGTGGAAGAATCAGGGCGGTGGCCCTTGGGGCTCGGGCTCGAAAGGGCCATGGGGCACAGGTCCGCAACCGGTCGGGCCGAGGCCGCCGGATCTGGAAGACCTTCTGCGCCGCGGTCAGGACCGGCTCCAGCAGCTTCTGCCCGGCGGTTATTTCAGTGGCGTCGGCATCACCGTCATCGTGCTGTTCATCGTCGCGATCTGGCTGGCCTCGGGCTTCTTCCGCGTGCAGTCGGAAGAGCTCGGCGTCGTCCTGCGCTTCGGCAAGCATGTGCGAACCGTGCAGCCCGGCCTGAACTACCATCTGCCCTATCCGATCGAGACGGTGCAACTGCCCAAGGCGCTGCGTGTCTCGACCATTTCCATCGGCATGACGCTGATCGACGATCCCTCCAGGCGCGGCCGTACCATCCGCGACGTGCCGGAAGAGAGCCTGATGCTGACCGGTGACGAGAACATCGTCGACGTCGACTTCACGGTGCTCTGGCGGATCAAGCCCGACGGCGTCGGCGACTTCCTGTTCAACATCCAGAATCCCGAGGGCACCGTGAAGGCGGTCGCCGAAAGCGCCATGCGCGAGGTGATCGGCCGCTCGCAGATCCAGCCGATCCTGACCGGCGCCCGCAACACCACCGAGCAGGGCGTGCAGGAATTGATGCAGAGGACGCTCGATGGCTACGGCTCCGGCATTCTGATCACCCAGGTGCAGATGCAGAAGGTCGACCCGCCGGCGCAGGTCATCGACGCCTTCCGCGACGTGCAGGCGGCGCGCGCCGACCTCGAGCGGTTGCAGAACGAGGCCCAGACCTATGCCAACCGTGTCGTGCCGGAATCGCGAGGCCGCGCCGCGCAGATCATCCAGGCCGCAGAGGGCTACAGGGAACAAGTGATCGCCGAGGCCAAGGGCCAGAGCGCGCGCTTTTTGAAAGTGTACGAAGAATACAAGAAGGCCCCCGACGTGACGCGTGAACGGATCTATCTGGAGACGATGGAGCGCGTGCTCGGCGGCTCGGAAAAGCTCGTCTATGACGGCGCGGCGACGGGACAAGGCGGTGTCGTGCCCTATCTCCCGCTCAACGAGCTGACGCCGAAGCGGCCAGCGGCCACCTCCGGCCAGCAGAGCGGAGGCACCCGATGA